The following proteins are co-located in the Lachnospiraceae bacterium genome:
- a CDS encoding arsenate reductase family protein: MILIWYPKCSTCQKAKKWLDEHGIRYTERHIVEENPAYEELKQWHERSGLPLKRFFNTSGLMYKEMQLKDRLAAMSEEQQLELLASHGMLVKRPLVVTEEAVLVGFKEAEWAEKLL, translated from the coding sequence ATGATATTGATATGGTATCCTAAATGTTCTACCTGCCAGAAGGCTAAAAAATGGCTGGACGAGCACGGTATACGCTATACAGAGCGGCATATCGTGGAGGAGAATCCTGCCTATGAGGAGCTGAAGCAGTGGCATGAAAGGAGCGGACTGCCGCTGAAACGGTTTTTTAATACCAGCGGCCTGATGTATAAGGAGATGCAGCTGAAGGATCGGCTGGCGGCCATGAGTGAGGAGCAGCAGCTGGAGCTTCTGGCGAGTCACGGGATGCTGGTCAAGCGGCCGCTTGTGGTGACGGAGGAAGCGGTGCTGGTTGGCTTTAAAGAAGCGGAGTGGGCGGAGAAGCTGTTATAA
- a CDS encoding HAD family hydrolase translates to MIKNIIFDVYGTLISTGSGSVEATRRILNHKGLTLNPNDVYRVWKIYHREHMEALTEFVTEKEIFIKDLARIYEEYGIMGEAEKDVEPMLESLYGRCVFEDTLKVIADFKKKYRIAIGSTTDSLPLKENMALNGLEIEAVYTSESLQVYKPRGEFYKQILQRQGWKAAESLYVGDSYLEDVVGPKAIGMKAVLIDRKNRYVNENWLIAPDAVIKTLYELEDQVLEL, encoded by the coding sequence ATGATTAAAAATATTATATTTGACGTGTATGGCACTCTGATCTCAACAGGAAGCGGATCAGTAGAAGCAACAAGACGTATTCTGAATCATAAGGGGCTGACATTAAACCCGAATGATGTATATAGGGTCTGGAAAATATATCATAGGGAGCATATGGAAGCATTGACTGAATTCGTAACAGAGAAAGAGATTTTTATTAAGGACTTAGCCCGAATATATGAAGAGTACGGCATTATGGGAGAGGCGGAAAAGGATGTAGAGCCTATGCTTGAATCCTTGTATGGAAGGTGTGTATTTGAAGATACGCTAAAGGTAATTGCAGATTTCAAAAAGAAGTATCGGATTGCAATCGGTTCTACGACAGATTCGCTGCCATTAAAAGAAAATATGGCTCTGAATGGACTGGAAATAGAAGCTGTGTATACATCGGAGTCGCTGCAGGTTTATAAGCCTAGGGGAGAATTCTATAAACAAATTTTGCAGCGTCAGGGCTGGAAGGCGGCAGAATCATTATATGTGGGGGATTCATATTTAGAAGACGTTGTGGGCCCTAAAGCGATTGGGATGAAAGCAGTTTTGATTGACCGTAAAAATCGATATGTAAATGAAAACTGGCTGATTGCTCCGGATGCCGTGATTAAAACGCTATATGAATTAGAGGATCAGGTTTTAGAGCTTTAG
- a CDS encoding Gfo/Idh/MocA family oxidoreductase, producing MDKIKVAVIGCGTIANSAHIPAYMKNEKAEIKYFCDIIPERAEKAVETYGCGTAITDYHEALADPEIQAISVCTPNNMHAQISIDAMRAGKDVLCEKPAARTYQEALEMQKVQHETGRILNIGVVNRFNDSVNRIKKIIDAGELGELYSIYVSFRAHRSIPGLGGPFTTKAIAGGGALIDWGVHYLDIVMYCSGDPKPLTVSGEAFCKLGKDMKNYVYTHMWSEMTKDVNGTYDVEDSVVGIIRTEGPVITINGAWAQNIGKSEPYIDFMGTKAGIRLQYGGGFTMYSTKDGALTETTPTYKMTNHFENEIGAFLDCTQTREKLPSHIDVNIITSRMMQAIYDSSEAHKEIQL from the coding sequence ATGGATAAAATCAAGGTAGCCGTGATCGGCTGCGGTACGATTGCCAATTCAGCGCATATCCCCGCGTACATGAAAAATGAAAAGGCAGAGATCAAATACTTCTGCGATATCATCCCCGAGCGGGCAGAGAAGGCAGTAGAGACCTACGGCTGCGGCACGGCCATTACTGACTATCATGAAGCGCTGGCCGATCCGGAGATTCAGGCTATTTCCGTTTGCACGCCCAACAACATGCATGCGCAGATTTCTATCGACGCCATGCGCGCCGGCAAGGATGTGCTCTGCGAAAAGCCTGCCGCCCGCACCTATCAGGAGGCGCTGGAAATGCAGAAGGTGCAGCATGAGACAGGCCGCATTTTAAACATCGGCGTGGTCAACCGTTTCAATGACAGCGTCAACCGCATCAAAAAAATTATCGACGCCGGCGAACTGGGCGAGCTGTATAGCATCTATGTTAGCTTCCGCGCACACCGTTCGATTCCCGGACTGGGCGGCCCCTTCACCACCAAAGCCATCGCAGGCGGCGGCGCGCTGATCGACTGGGGCGTGCACTACCTTGATATCGTTATGTACTGCTCCGGAGATCCCAAACCGCTGACCGTCAGCGGCGAGGCCTTTTGCAAGCTGGGCAAGGACATGAAAAATTATGTGTATACTCATATGTGGTCCGAAATGACCAAAGACGTCAACGGTACCTATGATGTAGAAGACTCCGTGGTCGGCATCATCCGCACCGAGGGACCCGTCATCACCATTAACGGTGCGTGGGCGCAGAACATCGGCAAGTCAGAGCCCTATATCGACTTTATGGGCACCAAAGCCGGCATTCGTCTGCAGTACGGCGGCGGCTTCACCATGTACAGCACCAAAGACGGCGCTCTGACAGAGACAACGCCTACCTACAAAATGACCAATCATTTTGAGAACGAAATCGGCGCCTTCCTCGACTGCACGCAGACGCGTGAAAAATTGCCGTCCCATATCGACGTCAATATCATTACTTCTCGCATGATGCAGGCGATTTACGATTCTTCTGAAGCACACAAAGAAATTCAGCTATAA
- the sdaAB gene encoding L-serine ammonia-lyase, iron-sulfur-dependent, subunit beta has translation MREISVFDVIGPNMIGPSSSHTAGALRIALMAKKMVQAPIKKVRFILYGSFARTYKGHGTDRALLGGILGYDAEDKRIRDSFQYAAEAGIEYKFDINTTNRDVHPNTVEILIDDAEGGHMEIMGESIGGGNALLRRINGIEISITGNYQTMIIMQKDEPGVAAHVTKCFFEEGINIAFLNIYRENKGEIAFSVIEADDELPESLVEKVKAFPAIQQVNLIQL, from the coding sequence ATGAGAGAAATCAGTGTGTTTGACGTAATCGGTCCCAATATGATCGGACCTTCCAGCTCACACACGGCGGGGGCGCTGCGCATTGCGCTGATGGCCAAGAAAATGGTGCAGGCGCCGATTAAAAAGGTACGGTTCATTTTATACGGCTCCTTTGCACGGACCTACAAGGGGCATGGCACAGACCGGGCGCTGCTCGGCGGTATTTTAGGATACGACGCAGAGGATAAGCGGATTCGTGATTCCTTTCAATATGCCGCAGAAGCCGGGATTGAGTATAAGTTTGATATCAATACCACCAACCGCGATGTGCACCCCAATACAGTAGAGATTCTGATCGATGATGCCGAGGGCGGGCATATGGAGATCATGGGTGAGTCCATTGGCGGCGGCAATGCGCTGCTGCGCCGGATCAACGGCATCGAGATCAGCATCACTGGCAATTATCAGACCATGATCATCATGCAGAAGGATGAGCCGGGTGTGGCAGCCCATGTGACTAAATGCTTTTTTGAGGAGGGGATCAACATTGCCTTTCTTAATATATATCGTGAAAATAAAGGCGAGATTGCCTTTTCCGTTATCGAGGCCGATGATGAACTGCCGGAGTCGCTTGTAGAAAAGGTAAAGGCTTTTCCGGCGATTCAGCAGGTGAATCTGATTCAATTATAA